In Lactococcus paracarnosus, a genomic segment contains:
- a CDS encoding rhomboid family intramembrane serine protease, whose protein sequence is MKNFNSYRQEFNKYRATYILAALTLGVWLSQFLANGAQAVKPINLFRFGALFGPDIIYNPTHLWRLVTPIFVHIGWEHFLLNFFTLIFIGRQIEGIFGSQRFFAIYLFAGIYGNIASFFFEPYSLSAGASTSLFGIFSAMAMLGYLTKNPSFQVVGKQFAVLIFANLVINLFQTDVGITGHIGGALGGILLAAPFSPKLFAHKISRSKKISFLAIFIVSAVWMIVMAFKG, encoded by the coding sequence ATGAAAAACTTTAATAGCTATCGACAAGAATTTAATAAGTATCGTGCAACCTATATTTTAGCAGCCCTCACATTAGGTGTTTGGCTGTCACAATTTTTGGCTAATGGTGCACAGGCGGTTAAGCCAATCAACTTATTTCGGTTTGGTGCCTTGTTTGGTCCAGACATCATCTACAATCCAACACATCTATGGCGACTAGTGACCCCTATTTTTGTTCATATCGGCTGGGAACATTTTCTACTTAATTTCTTTACCTTAATTTTTATTGGTAGACAGATCGAAGGTATATTTGGTAGTCAACGCTTTTTTGCGATTTACCTATTTGCAGGAATCTATGGCAACATTGCAAGTTTCTTTTTTGAGCCCTATAGTTTGTCAGCAGGTGCTTCTACGTCTCTTTTTGGTATTTTCTCTGCCATGGCCATGCTAGGCTATCTGACAAAAAATCCCTCTTTTCAAGTCGTTGGTAAGCAGTTTGCGGTTTTGATTTTTGCTAATTTAGTCATCAATTTATTTCAAACTGATGTTGGAATTACAGGACACATTGGTGGTGCTCTAGGCGGTATTTTACTTGCGGCCCCTTTTTCTCCCAAGCTCTTTGCCCATAAAATTTCAAGAAGTAAAAAAATATCTTTTCTAGCCATTTTTATCGTCTCAGCGGTATGGATGATCGTCATGGCATTTAAAGGCTAA
- a CDS encoding PTS lactose/cellobiose transporter subunit IIA produces the protein MDDAQMAVIMPLIMYGGEAKSSAIEAIQAAKAGDFEKADERIKAAESAIVEAHHGQTDLLTKAANGEDVPVSIYMVHAQDHLMTGIAFVDLAKEIIELYRCIGNK, from the coding sequence ATGGACGACGCACAAATGGCAGTTATCATGCCCTTGATTATGTACGGAGGGGAAGCAAAATCCTCAGCGATCGAAGCAATTCAGGCAGCAAAAGCAGGGGATTTTGAGAAAGCTGATGAACGGATTAAAGCTGCAGAATCAGCAATCGTTGAAGCGCATCATGGTCAAACTGACTTGCTAACCAAGGCAGCTAACGGTGAAGATGTACCTGTATCAATTTACATGGTACATGCCCAAGATCATTTGATGACAGGGATTGCCTTCGTAGATCTAGCAAAAGAAATTATTGAATTATATCGTTGTATAGGAAATAAATAA
- a CDS encoding PTS sugar transporter subunit IIC, giving the protein MDGFVQWMEKYFMPKASKIAAQRHLIAIRDAFVLTMPLMILGALATLINNLPIPGYEKLLNTLFPMIYNKAPIWKTFGGNIWNGTFAIFAILVVFLVAHNLVKSYGKDGIAAGTVSVAAFFTVGGLQGMGATGLFIALIVALISGELFQRLSGNQKLVIKMPDGVPPAVANSFAALLPAIITISLFSLFTSILFALGVDNIVLSFYEAVQKPFMGLANSYPSALLLAFITPFLWFFGLHGANMVDPLMQTINVPAIDANIKAVQAGTKIPYIVNKPFFDSFVNLGGTGATLGLLIAIFIIGRRNKPFKVITNLSLAPGIFNINEPVMFGLPIVLNPIMFIPFIIVPMVLVTTAYIATAVGIVPAATFMPPWVTPPIIGGFLATKSIAGGILAAVNLLISILIYLPFVKIATDQYLKSQAQGTVD; this is encoded by the coding sequence ATGGATGGATTTGTTCAATGGATGGAAAAATATTTCATGCCAAAGGCATCTAAAATTGCAGCGCAGCGGCACTTAATCGCAATTCGTGATGCATTTGTATTAACAATGCCACTCATGATTCTGGGCGCATTGGCAACATTAATTAATAACTTGCCAATTCCAGGATATGAAAAATTATTAAACACGCTTTTCCCAATGATTTACAATAAAGCACCAATCTGGAAAACGTTTGGTGGTAACATTTGGAATGGTACATTTGCCATTTTTGCTATCTTAGTCGTGTTCTTAGTTGCGCACAACTTAGTCAAATCATACGGTAAAGATGGTATTGCAGCCGGTACTGTATCAGTTGCAGCATTCTTCACAGTTGGCGGTTTACAAGGTATGGGCGCAACTGGGCTATTTATCGCCTTGATTGTTGCACTTATCTCAGGAGAACTATTCCAACGCTTATCAGGTAATCAAAAACTTGTGATTAAAATGCCTGATGGTGTACCACCAGCAGTTGCAAATTCATTTGCAGCCTTACTTCCAGCAATTATTACAATCAGTCTATTTAGTTTATTTACCTCAATCTTATTCGCCTTGGGTGTTGACAACATTGTCCTCTCATTTTATGAAGCTGTTCAAAAACCATTTATGGGACTTGCCAATAGCTATCCATCAGCATTGCTATTAGCATTTATTACACCATTCTTATGGTTCTTCGGCCTACATGGCGCTAACATGGTAGATCCTTTGATGCAAACGATTAATGTCCCTGCAATTGATGCAAATATCAAAGCAGTACAAGCTGGAACAAAAATTCCTTACATCGTTAATAAACCTTTCTTTGATTCATTTGTTAACTTAGGTGGTACTGGTGCAACACTTGGTCTCCTAATTGCAATCTTCATTATTGGACGTCGTAATAAACCATTTAAAGTGATTACTAACCTCAGTTTAGCACCAGGTATCTTCAATATTAATGAACCAGTTATGTTTGGTTTACCTATTGTTTTAAATCCGATTATGTTTATTCCATTTATTATCGTGCCGATGGTATTAGTAACGACAGCTTATATTGCAACGGCAGTTGGTATCGTACCAGCCGCAACATTTATGCCACCATGGGTAACACCACCAATTATTGGTGGCTTCCTGGCAACTAAAAGTATTGCAGGCGGTATATTAGCAGCAGTGAACTTGCTGATTTCTATTTTAATTTATTTACCATTCGTTAAAATCGCAACAGATCAATATTTGAAAAGTCAAGCACAAGGAACAGTAGATTAA
- a CDS encoding glycoside hydrolase family 1 protein: protein MTYQFPENFWWGSAASGPQTEGVFAGDNKEQSIWDFWYDAAPQKFFNQVGPDKTSQFYQKYKEDIALMKATGHNSFRTSIQWSRLMANPLTGEVNQTAVAFYNQVIDELIAHHIEPFINLYHFDMPLVLQAKGGWENRDVVELYVQFAKTCFELFGDRVKKWFTHNEPIVPVEGGYLYGWHYPDKVNLKAGIQVLYHEVLASAKAIAVYHSMGLAGEIGIILNLTPTYPRDAQNEADVKAAAFVDGFFNRSFLEPSVKGYFPADMVAWAKGNDLMPQTTTEDLAVISENTVDLLGVNYYQPRRAKAKESVLESRPEGLLPEDFYDVYDMPDKKMNPYRGWEIYEKGIYDTLINLKENYGNIRCFISENGMGVEGEERFVNAQGMIEDDYRIEFVTDHLKWVHQAIQEGSNVQGYHMWTCMDNWSWLNAYKNRYGFIAVDLDNDAKRTIKKSGYWFKTVSDNNGF, encoded by the coding sequence ATGACGTATCAATTTCCAGAGAATTTTTGGTGGGGATCAGCAGCAAGTGGACCGCAAACAGAGGGCGTATTTGCAGGCGATAATAAGGAACAGAGTATTTGGGATTTTTGGTATGACGCAGCGCCCCAGAAGTTTTTTAATCAAGTAGGTCCGGATAAAACCTCCCAATTCTATCAAAAATATAAAGAAGATATCGCCTTAATGAAGGCGACAGGACATAATTCTTTCCGGACGTCAATTCAGTGGAGTCGCTTAATGGCAAATCCGCTAACTGGAGAAGTTAACCAAACGGCTGTTGCTTTTTATAATCAAGTTATCGATGAGCTTATCGCACATCATATCGAGCCTTTTATCAACTTATACCATTTTGATATGCCCCTGGTCTTACAGGCAAAAGGTGGATGGGAAAATCGGGATGTTGTTGAGTTATATGTGCAATTTGCTAAAACATGCTTTGAACTGTTTGGTGACCGCGTTAAAAAATGGTTTACCCACAATGAACCGATTGTCCCTGTAGAGGGTGGCTATCTATATGGTTGGCATTACCCTGATAAAGTCAATTTGAAGGCAGGTATTCAAGTCCTTTATCATGAAGTATTAGCCAGTGCCAAAGCGATTGCAGTCTATCATAGTATGGGACTAGCTGGTGAAATCGGCATTATCTTGAACTTAACGCCAACCTACCCTCGAGATGCGCAAAATGAAGCAGATGTAAAAGCTGCGGCATTTGTCGATGGTTTCTTTAATCGGTCATTTCTGGAGCCATCTGTAAAAGGGTATTTCCCGGCAGATATGGTCGCTTGGGCTAAAGGAAATGACCTGATGCCGCAAACAACAACTGAAGATTTAGCGGTTATTTCTGAGAATACAGTTGATTTACTGGGTGTTAACTATTATCAACCACGTCGTGCCAAGGCTAAAGAATCTGTTCTTGAAAGCAGACCAGAGGGCTTATTACCAGAAGACTTCTATGATGTGTATGATATGCCTGATAAAAAAATGAATCCTTATAGAGGCTGGGAAATTTATGAAAAGGGCATTTACGATACGCTCATCAACCTAAAAGAAAATTATGGTAATATTCGTTGTTTTATTTCTGAAAATGGGATGGGTGTTGAGGGGGAAGAACGATTTGTCAACGCCCAAGGCATGATTGAGGATGATTATCGGATTGAATTTGTAACAGATCATTTGAAATGGGTGCACCAAGCAATTCAAGAAGGTAGTAATGTACAAGGCTATCATATGTGGACATGCATGGATAACTGGTCTTGGTTGAATGCCTATAAAAATCGCTATGGCTTTATCGCTGTAGACTTAGACAATGATGCAAAACGGACGATTAAAAAAAGTGGCTATTGGTTTAAAACAGTATCTGATAACAATGGATTTTAA
- a CDS encoding bifunctional metallophosphatase/5'-nucleotidase, with product MINQENVLKILHLNDLHSHFENYPKIKRFFKEKSVGFSDVLRFDIGDNVDRSHALTEATLGKANIALMNDLQLTAATIGNNEGLGLQKSMLDELYASANFPIILANLKDKGQQPSWAVEKKTVVTSFGMTIDIFGLTAPYPLAYPDMGWDILDPQAVLAKQLADSEADFTILLSHLGWRFDELASQTFDNLDLILGAHTHHVYEFGKYIDGTMLAAAGRYGEYVGEVILRFDDQFQCIQSEIIAEDKHHLASKPEDKAVIAELASRGHDLLKADQVACLPNGYRNQYPTYAASHFVAAILAAANQVPAVIMNSGMIVDAIPQNLTMDDLHDILPHSIRMVKWTVSGSELKAIMAELYDVGNYLKTQKIVGMGFRGKVFGDIILSGMTYQNDRILYQESPVVDDTKYQILVPDQYLFAAYFPILKASGIAEIQFPRFMREIVADYLKQGAAH from the coding sequence ATGATTAATCAAGAAAATGTGTTAAAAATCTTACATTTGAATGATTTACACTCTCATTTCGAAAACTATCCGAAAATTAAGCGATTTTTTAAGGAAAAATCAGTTGGTTTTTCAGATGTCTTACGATTTGATATTGGCGATAATGTCGATCGGTCTCATGCGCTCACAGAGGCAACACTTGGCAAGGCTAATATCGCCTTGATGAATGACTTGCAGCTTACAGCAGCAACGATCGGTAACAATGAAGGGTTGGGCCTGCAAAAGTCAATGCTAGACGAGCTCTATGCATCTGCTAATTTCCCCATCATCCTGGCCAACCTCAAAGATAAGGGACAGCAACCTAGCTGGGCTGTTGAGAAAAAAACGGTAGTGACATCTTTTGGCATGACTATCGATATTTTTGGGTTGACAGCACCCTATCCACTCGCTTATCCAGACATGGGCTGGGATATTTTAGACCCACAAGCTGTGTTAGCTAAGCAGTTGGCTGATTCAGAAGCTGATTTTACCATATTATTAAGCCATCTTGGCTGGCGTTTTGATGAACTGGCATCACAGACATTTGATAACCTCGATCTTATTTTGGGAGCCCATACTCATCATGTCTATGAATTTGGCAAATATATTGATGGGACAATGCTAGCTGCTGCTGGTCGTTACGGTGAATATGTGGGTGAGGTGATCTTACGGTTTGACGATCAGTTCCAATGTATTCAATCTGAGATTATTGCAGAAGATAAACATCATTTGGCGTCGAAACCAGAAGATAAAGCAGTGATAGCTGAATTGGCCAGTCGTGGGCATGACTTATTAAAAGCAGATCAAGTTGCTTGCCTACCAAATGGGTATAGAAACCAATATCCGACTTACGCGGCATCACACTTTGTTGCAGCTATTTTGGCTGCGGCCAATCAGGTGCCAGCGGTCATCATGAATAGTGGGATGATTGTTGATGCTATACCACAAAACCTGACCATGGATGACTTACATGACATCTTACCCCACAGTATTCGCATGGTGAAATGGACAGTGAGTGGATCAGAGCTTAAGGCGATCATGGCTGAGCTTTATGATGTTGGTAATTACCTGAAAACACAGAAAATCGTGGGCATGGGCTTTAGAGGCAAAGTATTTGGAGACATCATTTTATCAGGCATGACCTATCAAAATGACCGGATTTTGTATCAGGAATCCCCAGTTGTCGATGATACTAAATATCAGATATTAGTTCCGGATCAGTATCTATTTGCTGCCTATTTTCCAATATTGAAAGCATCGGGAATAGCAGAAATTCAGTTTCCAAGATTCATGAGAGAAATCGTAGCAGATTATTTAAAACAAGGGGCTGCACACTGA
- a CDS encoding YutD-like domain-containing protein — MAKVIPEEEKNYNKFPGEHVIVLDDVVTIGDKVFHLVHNYQDGFDKEKLEQRYSDIFAKHDYIVGDWGHEQLRLKGFFSASRKKMPDDLKISHLEDYIKEYMNYGAAFFVLKRMRSKDIKREAPFLAEKVYEVKPTVSSETRPKKVVAKSQKRDVPQGKQIQSKQTQSQPKQTQSKQSQSKQVQPKPLQTKQAQAKSTSATKKRRPTTQPTFVQKDKSEKARRPFVKTEDTHVSHETKATKRPAFVVRTRQK, encoded by the coding sequence ATGGCAAAAGTAATCCCAGAAGAAGAAAAAAATTATAACAAATTTCCAGGCGAGCACGTGATCGTCTTAGATGATGTGGTCACAATTGGAGATAAAGTCTTTCATCTCGTACATAATTACCAAGATGGCTTTGATAAAGAAAAATTAGAGCAACGTTATTCTGATATTTTTGCAAAGCATGATTATATCGTCGGCGATTGGGGACATGAGCAGCTACGGCTAAAGGGATTTTTCTCAGCATCACGTAAGAAAATGCCAGATGACTTGAAAATTTCTCATCTTGAAGATTACATCAAAGAATACATGAATTATGGGGCTGCATTTTTTGTCCTGAAACGGATGCGTAGTAAAGATATCAAACGAGAAGCACCATTTTTAGCAGAAAAAGTCTACGAGGTAAAACCGACGGTTTCATCTGAGACGCGACCAAAAAAAGTGGTCGCCAAATCACAAAAACGGGATGTACCTCAAGGCAAACAAATTCAGTCAAAACAAACTCAATCTCAACCCAAACAAACTCAGTCAAAACAGTCACAATCAAAACAAGTACAACCCAAACCGCTTCAAACCAAGCAAGCACAGGCCAAGTCAACTAGTGCGACTAAAAAGCGTCGACCAACGACTCAACCAACATTTGTCCAAAAAGACAAGTCAGAAAAGGCACGCAGACCTTTTGTCAAAACAGAAGATACGCATGTTTCACATGAAACCAAAGCGACTAAGCGACCTGCTTTTGTTGTCAGAACACGTCAAAAATGA
- the rlmN gene encoding 23S rRNA (adenine(2503)-C(2))-methyltransferase RlmN, protein MTKTIQTNETKPSIYGLTRDQLIDWSIDNGAKKFRATQIWDWLYKKRVETFEDMTNIPKDFIEKLNAAFVINPLIQRLVQESKDGTVKYLFELPDKMLVETVLMRQKYGFSVCVTTQVGCNIGCTFCASGLIKKQRDLTAGEITAQIMLVQKYFDERGLDERVSHVVVMGIGEPFDNYENLIKFIKTINDDHGLAIGARHITVSTSGLANKIKEFAGTGLQINLAISLHAPNNDVRTSIMRINRQFPIETLFEAINYYLDKTNRRVTFEYIMLRGVNDKPEHARELVALLKDMRKLAYVNLIPYNPVSEHDQYSRSTKEDVLKFYDVLKKGGVNCVIRQEHGTDIDAACGQLRSNTMKKDKAAARVTKPVTV, encoded by the coding sequence ATGACTAAAACTATCCAAACTAATGAAACAAAACCATCTATATATGGCTTAACCCGTGATCAGTTGATCGACTGGTCGATTGATAATGGTGCAAAAAAATTCCGTGCCACCCAAATTTGGGACTGGCTTTATAAAAAACGTGTAGAGACTTTTGAGGATATGACCAATATTCCTAAAGACTTTATCGAAAAATTGAACGCGGCTTTCGTGATTAATCCGCTAATCCAACGCTTGGTACAAGAGTCTAAAGACGGTACAGTTAAGTATCTCTTTGAATTGCCTGACAAAATGTTGGTTGAGACGGTACTCATGCGTCAAAAATATGGCTTTTCAGTCTGTGTGACGACCCAAGTGGGCTGTAATATCGGCTGTACTTTTTGTGCCTCAGGCCTCATTAAAAAACAACGTGATTTGACGGCAGGTGAAATTACAGCTCAAATCATGCTCGTTCAAAAGTATTTTGACGAAAGAGGGCTTGATGAACGTGTCAGCCACGTCGTTGTCATGGGGATTGGTGAACCATTTGATAACTATGAGAACCTCATCAAGTTCATTAAAACGATTAATGATGACCATGGCTTAGCGATCGGGGCGCGTCATATTACAGTCTCAACGTCTGGCCTAGCAAACAAAATCAAGGAATTTGCAGGCACTGGTTTGCAAATTAACCTAGCGATTTCATTACATGCCCCCAACAATGATGTTAGAACAAGCATCATGCGAATTAACCGTCAATTCCCGATCGAAACGCTTTTTGAAGCGATTAACTACTATCTGGATAAAACAAATAGACGGGTAACTTTTGAGTATATTATGTTACGTGGTGTCAATGACAAACCTGAACATGCGCGTGAATTAGTCGCGCTATTAAAGGACATGAGAAAGCTAGCTTACGTTAACTTGATTCCTTATAATCCAGTAAGTGAGCATGATCAATATAGTCGTTCTACCAAAGAAGACGTCCTCAAATTTTATGATGTCCTGAAAAAAGGCGGCGTCAACTGTGTCATTCGTCAAGAACATGGGACAGATATTGATGCAGCGTGTGGTCAGCTCAGAAGTAATACGATGAAAAAAGATAAGGCTGCTGCTAGAGTAACTAAACCTGTAACAGTCTAA
- a CDS encoding VanZ family protein produces the protein MRLFDKQDKLQQPFQKIIKGLAIAYVIAICLMCFLPQSVYPSVKIVETPGIQHFGRVTTILMPFNTLVHFGKIPNPQDMLIIILQNVANIFLLFPLVFALCLLVPSIRQFKKVLLISFCMSLTIETTQAILDLLFNFNRVFEIDDLITNTLGGVLAYLAYNLLRRVTR, from the coding sequence ATGAGATTATTTGATAAACAAGACAAGTTGCAGCAGCCATTTCAAAAGATCATAAAAGGATTAGCCATAGCCTATGTTATCGCGATTTGCCTCATGTGTTTTTTACCACAGAGTGTCTATCCTAGCGTCAAAATTGTGGAGACACCTGGTATACAGCACTTTGGTAGGGTGACAACGATTTTGATGCCCTTTAATACACTTGTCCATTTTGGTAAAATTCCGAATCCACAGGATATGTTAATCATCATCTTGCAGAATGTTGCTAACATCTTCTTATTGTTTCCACTAGTTTTTGCACTTTGCTTGCTTGTGCCAAGTATACGCCAGTTCAAAAAAGTCTTACTCATCAGCTTTTGCATGAGTTTGACGATCGAGACGACGCAGGCTATTTTAGATTTACTATTTAACTTCAATCGCGTCTTTGAGATTGATGATTTGATTACAAATACACTTGGTGGGGTACTTGCCTACCTAGCCTATAACTTATTAAGGAGAGTTACCCGATAA
- a CDS encoding nitroreductase family protein: MEFSKVNHSRHKVTEFDGSRLPIAEVKAILAEAILAPSAHNIQPWHFAIVASDEKRAALSTAMHGKNAAQHEAAGATLVVYSDTDLTERVHDLVEIGADFLAEASKEMLLTRLPGMFEKFSPEELSDYLALNIGLVAQNIVLVATDKGLKTNMILGFDKVKAKEVLAIEERFRPELIITMGYSDTEGTASYRLPVNDVTDVI, encoded by the coding sequence ATGGAATTTTCAAAAGTGAATCATAGTCGTCATAAAGTAACAGAATTTGATGGTAGTAGACTACCCATCGCTGAGGTTAAAGCGATTTTAGCAGAAGCGATTCTGGCACCATCAGCCCATAACATCCAACCCTGGCATTTTGCTATCGTCGCATCTGATGAAAAAAGAGCGGCACTATCAACAGCCATGCATGGTAAAAATGCCGCACAACATGAAGCAGCTGGTGCAACACTAGTCGTCTACTCCGATACGGATTTAACAGAGCGTGTGCATGATTTAGTCGAGATTGGTGCAGATTTCTTAGCAGAAGCATCTAAAGAGATGTTGCTAACGAGATTACCAGGGATGTTTGAAAAATTTTCTCCGGAGGAACTGTCAGATTATTTAGCCTTAAATATCGGACTTGTCGCACAAAATATTGTCCTTGTGGCGACTGATAAAGGCTTGAAAACAAACATGATTCTTGGCTTTGATAAAGTGAAGGCCAAAGAGGTATTAGCCATAGAGGAGCGTTTCCGTCCTGAATTAATCATTACCATGGGCTATTCAGATACTGAAGGTACGGCGTCTTATCGCTTGCCGGTTAACGATGTTACTGACGTGATATAA
- a CDS encoding CoA-binding protein gives MTDTFENKPKAVIVDYLRQANTVAVVGLSDREETTSFMIGQALQADGYKIIPVNPRLAGQEILGEKVYANIKDIPQHVDIVDIFRRSEFLPDVARDFIQTDADVFWAQLGLKNEEAAQILRENGRGKVVMDKCIKVEYAYSGLREEKLS, from the coding sequence ATGACTGATACATTTGAAAACAAGCCCAAAGCGGTGATTGTAGATTATCTACGTCAGGCCAATACCGTTGCTGTGGTTGGTTTGTCTGACCGGGAAGAGACGACGAGTTTTATGATTGGTCAAGCCCTTCAGGCTGACGGCTATAAGATCATTCCAGTGAATCCAAGACTTGCTGGTCAAGAGATACTGGGCGAAAAAGTCTATGCCAACATCAAGGATATTCCCCAACATGTCGATATCGTTGATATTTTCCGACGTTCTGAGTTTCTGCCTGATGTGGCACGCGACTTTATCCAAACAGATGCCGATGTTTTTTGGGCACAGCTGGGACTAAAAAATGAGGAAGCTGCTCAGATTTTACGTGAAAATGGGCGGGGTAAGGTCGTCATGGACAAGTGTATCAAGGTTGAATACGCTTATAGTGGCTTGAGAGAAGAAAAATTAAGCTAA
- a CDS encoding class B sortase, which translates to MKKISYFIIFLVILAVSCLKLTDLNPKLLPLFDGEQERMTYKNKDVYAQIKVAGTSIDYPIAQHPSDDSYYLRHDVNQSETIYGALFTEKINRKDFKDLVTIVYGHSTNDGAMFGSLERFADSAFFQKNKRIDINRQDEAITYDIFSAYSYTDAHLFQTFDLGNSLAVPDYFETIKQISESLTGNYRDIGYTPDDRLLILSTCDIKDNGRRFIVHAKETNRVKVNQDTRKH; encoded by the coding sequence GTGAAAAAAATAAGCTATTTTATCATTTTCCTCGTGATACTAGCAGTATCTTGTCTTAAGCTGACAGATCTCAACCCTAAGCTATTGCCTTTATTTGATGGTGAGCAAGAGAGGATGACCTACAAAAATAAGGATGTCTATGCCCAGATCAAGGTAGCAGGGACAAGTATCGACTATCCAATCGCACAACATCCGTCAGATGATAGCTATTATCTAAGGCATGATGTGAATCAGTCAGAGACGATATATGGTGCGCTATTCACTGAAAAAATAAACAGAAAAGATTTTAAAGATTTAGTCACGATTGTTTATGGTCATTCTACTAATGATGGGGCGATGTTTGGTAGCCTAGAGAGATTTGCAGATAGCGCATTTTTTCAAAAAAATAAAAGGATTGACATTAATAGACAGGATGAAGCAATTACCTACGACATATTTTCAGCTTATAGCTATACGGATGCGCATTTATTTCAGACATTTGATTTAGGAAATAGCCTAGCTGTTCCTGACTACTTTGAAACGATCAAACAGATTTCTGAGAGTTTGACAGGTAACTATAGGGATATAGGCTATACCCCAGATGACAGATTGCTGATTTTGTCTACTTGTGACATAAAAGATAACGGAAGAAGGTTTATTGTTCATGCAAAAGAAACAAATAGGGTTAAAGTTAATCAGGATACTAGAAAGCACTAA